The Castellaniella sp. genome includes a window with the following:
- a CDS encoding DUF411 domain-containing protein — protein sequence MHVLIRSALFVATLGVSLSALAGGQAVTVYQDPNCGCCHGWAEHMRAEGFEVQEIPTTDMAAIKARLGVPMELASCHTARIEASGQIIEGHVPASAVRKLLASSQIRGVSAPGMPLNSPGMGALDGNLVTVDFDGQAFSKD from the coding sequence ATGCATGTTTTGATTCGCTCTGCTTTGTTTGTTGCTACCTTGGGCGTCAGCCTGAGCGCTTTGGCCGGTGGCCAGGCGGTCACGGTCTACCAGGACCCTAACTGCGGATGCTGCCATGGCTGGGCTGAACACATGCGGGCCGAGGGTTTCGAGGTACAGGAAATTCCCACAACCGACATGGCGGCGATCAAGGCCCGCCTGGGGGTGCCGATGGAACTGGCTTCGTGTCACACCGCCAGGATCGAAGCCAGCGGTCAGATCATCGAAGGCCACGTGCCCGCTTCGGCTGTGCGCAAGCTATTGGCCAGCAGCCAGATCCGCGGGGTATCCGCCCCCGGCATGCCCCTGAATTCCCCTGGCATGGGAGCTTTGGACGGCAATCTGGTCACTGTGGATTTCGATGGTCAGGCCTTTTCCAAAGACTGA